The following are encoded in a window of Clostridia bacterium genomic DNA:
- the glyA gene encoding serine hydroxymethyltransferase: protein MDLKILKQNDPAIYEAYVKELTRQRQNIELIASENFASPAVLAAMGSHLTNKYAEGYPNNRYYGGCECIDIVEDIARDRAKQLFGAEHANVQPHCGANANTAVYIAFLKPGDTIMAMNLNHGGHLSHGSKVNISGKYFNIVPYGVTKETETIDYDELERIALESHPKIIVAGASAYARFIDYKRFREIADKVDAIFMVDMAHVAGLVAAGLHPSPVPYADVVTTTTHKTLRGPRGGLILCKEKWAKKIDSGVFPGTQGGPLMHIIGAKAVCFAEALQPEFKIYQQKVLDNAQTLANTLKEKGLRLVSGGTDNHLILIDLSNTGFTGKDLTVMLDRIHITVNANAIPFDTLPPKITSGIRIGTPSVTTRGMGSPEMKLIGDIIGDVVANGEACLEKNLAKVLELTQKYPLYANDILD, encoded by the coding sequence ATAGATTTAAAGATTTTAAAGCAAAACGACCCCGCAATTTACGAGGCGTATGTTAAAGAACTGACTAGACAAAGACAGAATATCGAACTTATCGCAAGCGAAAACTTTGCTTCTCCCGCCGTTCTTGCCGCTATGGGTTCTCACCTTACAAATAAATATGCCGAAGGTTACCCTAATAATCGTTATTATGGCGGTTGTGAATGTATTGATATCGTAGAAGATATCGCTCGTGACCGTGCTAAACAACTTTTTGGAGCAGAACACGCAAACGTTCAACCTCACTGCGGAGCAAATGCAAACACCGCTGTATACATAGCGTTTTTAAAGCCCGGCGATACAATAATGGCAATGAACCTCAATCACGGCGGACACCTTTCACACGGTAGCAAAGTAAATATTTCGGGTAAATATTTTAACATTGTGCCTTATGGAGTAACCAAAGAAACCGAAACAATCGACTATGACGAACTAGAACGCATAGCCTTAGAAAGTCACCCTAAGATTATTGTTGCGGGAGCGTCAGCTTACGCTCGTTTTATTGATTACAAACGTTTCCGTGAAATTGCCGACAAGGTTGACGCAATCTTTATGGTAGATATGGCGCACGTTGCCGGTTTAGTTGCGGCAGGTTTACACCCAAGTCCCGTTCCTTATGCCGACGTAGTTACAACAACTACTCATAAGACGCTTAGAGGTCCTCGTGGCGGACTTATCCTTTGCAAAGAAAAGTGGGCTAAAAAAATTGATAGCGGAGTTTTCCCCGGAACGCAGGGCGGACCTCTTATGCACATTATAGGCGCTAAGGCAGTATGTTTTGCCGAAGCATTGCAACCCGAATTTAAGATTTATCAACAAAAAGTTCTTGATAACGCTCAAACTCTTGCAAATACCCTTAAAGAAAAGGGGCTTAGGCTTGTTTCTGGCGGTACTGACAATCACTTAATTTTGATTGACCTATCAAATACAGGCTTTACCGGCAAAGACTTAACTGTTATGCTTGACCGCATACATATTACGGTTAACGCTAACGCAATACCTTTCGATACCCTTCCTCCAAAAATTACAAGCGGTATAAGAATTGGTACTCCAAGCGTAACAACACGTGGTATGGGCAGTCCCGAGATGAAACTAATCGGCGATATTATCGGCGACGTAGTTGCAAACGGCGAAGCTTGTCTTGAAAAAAATCTTGCAAAAGTGCTTGAACTAACTCAAAAATACCCGCTTTATGCAAATGATATTTTAGACTAA
- the trxA gene encoding thioredoxin: protein MNELITNLDKQTFDDFIATGVCLVDYWATWCGPCRMVAPILEEVAKLLDGKAKIGKVDVDNNRELATLAEVSAIPNMCIYKDGKLVDRIVGAIPQAEILEKIKQYL from the coding sequence ATGAACGAATTAATAACCAATCTTGATAAGCAAACATTTGACGATTTTATAGCCACAGGCGTTTGTCTAGTAGATTACTGGGCGACCTGGTGCGGTCCTTGCAGAATGGTAGCGCCAATTCTTGAAGAAGTAGCTAAGCTACTTGACGGTAAGGCTAAGATAGGCAAAGTCGATGTTGATAACAATCGAGAGCTTGCTACGTTAGCCGAAGTTTCGGCTATTCCAAATATGTGCATATACAAAGACGGAAAATTAGTTGACCGCATAGTAGGCGCTATTCCGCAAGCTGAAATACTCGAAAAGATTAAACAATATTTATAG
- a CDS encoding SoxR reducing system RseC family protein: MIEHGKIISVKKDLAVVRIMRTSACGNCNMCNISQKDKFVDLTVPNTLNATVDQTVELDITGVSATATSLIVYVIPLVFAFLVMLLASIFPLPDWALVLIFVFGLAIGFIFVRCIDKRYASKLKLIPRMLKIEENDNERINNQS, encoded by the coding sequence ATGATTGAACACGGCAAAATAATTAGCGTTAAAAAAGATTTAGCCGTTGTGCGTATTATGCGTACTTCGGCTTGTGGCAACTGCAATATGTGTAACATTTCTCAAAAAGATAAATTTGTAGATTTAACTGTTCCAAACACCTTAAACGCAACTGTCGACCAAACCGTAGAACTTGATATCACCGGTGTTTCGGCGACCGCAACATCTCTAATTGTCTACGTTATACCGCTTGTATTTGCATTTTTAGTTATGCTTCTTGCAAGCATATTTCCTTTGCCCGACTGGGCGCTTGTGTTAATTTTTGTTTTTGGGTTGGCAATAGGGTTTATTTTTGTAAGATGTATTGACAAACGGTATGCAAGTAAGCTAAAATTAATACCAAGAATGTTGAAAATAGAGGAGAATGACAATGAACGAATTAATAACCAATCTTGA
- the aspS gene encoding aspartate--tRNA ligase: MQEFLNGLTRTDMCGKLSAKDVDKKVVLMGWVHRRRDLGSLMFLQLRDITGIAQIVFDTDICDQSLLQKASEIKLEYVIAVCGFVRLRKEGNTNSNMTTGEIEVCATELRILSTALTPPFSIGDDTAGEMLRLQYRYLDLRRSKLQQNLILRSKICNIARNYFDECGFCEIETPILGKSTPEGARDYLVPSRIKHGSFYALPQAPQLYKQLLMMGGMDRYYQIARCFRDEDLRANRQPEFTQIDMEMSFIDQPDSIINLVEGLIIRWFDRLLNIKLAPHFMRMTYAESMSRFGTDKPDLRYDVEIKDITTTLNNCGFSIYQDIINDNGYIGAVVLRGKQAELSRKTLDRYTEFVKGYKVKGLGYFAVEEGSIRSSFAKNLTPQATKDFEQKLNLAVGDIAFVICDKVAEKAQTALGALRCELASKFNLIDKNDYKLLWITEFPLLEYSEDEGRFVARHHPFTSPMVEDLPLLDSKPGLVRAKAYDIVINGDEMGGGSIRICDTEMQERMFNVLGIPEEQIKNRFGYFVDALKYGTPPHGGMAFGLDRLTMVLGKIDNIREVIAFPKTQTATCMMSQAPNVVDKPQLAELGIEVIKE; encoded by the coding sequence ATGCAAGAGTTTCTTAACGGATTAACAAGAACAGATATGTGCGGAAAGTTATCGGCAAAAGACGTCGATAAAAAGGTCGTCTTAATGGGCTGGGTACATCGCAGGCGTGACTTAGGCAGTTTAATGTTTCTACAACTTAGGGATATTACAGGCATTGCGCAAATAGTATTTGACACCGATATCTGCGACCAATCTTTGCTTCAAAAGGCTAGCGAAATCAAACTCGAATATGTAATAGCCGTTTGCGGTTTTGTTCGCCTAAGAAAAGAGGGCAATACTAATTCTAATATGACAACCGGCGAAATTGAAGTATGCGCAACCGAACTTAGAATTTTATCTACCGCCTTAACTCCACCGTTTTCAATCGGCGACGACACGGCGGGCGAGATGTTGCGTTTACAGTACCGCTACTTAGACTTGCGTCGTTCAAAATTACAGCAAAACTTAATTTTACGCAGTAAAATATGCAATATTGCCCGCAACTATTTCGACGAATGTGGTTTTTGCGAGATAGAAACGCCTATTTTAGGCAAGAGTACGCCCGAAGGAGCAAGGGACTATCTTGTTCCAAGTCGTATTAAACACGGTTCTTTTTACGCTCTTCCGCAAGCGCCCCAACTTTATAAACAACTACTTATGATGGGCGGTATGGACAGATATTATCAAATTGCTCGTTGTTTTAGAGATGAAGACTTGCGAGCAAATCGTCAACCCGAATTTACTCAAATCGATATGGAGATGTCGTTTATCGACCAACCCGATTCGATTATCAATCTTGTTGAGGGTTTAATAATTCGTTGGTTTGATAGACTTTTAAACATTAAACTTGCGCCTCACTTTATGCGTATGACTTATGCCGAATCTATGTCTAGGTTTGGCACGGATAAGCCCGACCTTCGTTATGACGTTGAGATTAAAGATATAACGACTACGTTAAATAACTGTGGTTTTTCAATTTATCAAGATATTATTAATGATAATGGCTATATAGGAGCGGTTGTTCTTCGTGGCAAACAAGCCGAGCTTTCTCGCAAGACTCTTGACCGTTACACTGAGTTTGTAAAGGGTTATAAAGTTAAAGGGCTAGGATATTTTGCAGTTGAAGAAGGTTCGATTCGTAGTAGCTTTGCTAAGAATTTAACTCCGCAAGCTACTAAGGACTTTGAACAAAAGCTTAATTTAGCCGTCGGTGATATCGCCTTTGTAATTTGTGACAAAGTTGCCGAAAAAGCTCAAACTGCGCTAGGGGCTTTACGTTGCGAACTTGCAAGTAAATTTAATTTAATTGACAAAAATGACTATAAGCTACTTTGGATAACCGAATTTCCTTTGCTTGAATATAGCGAGGACGAAGGTCGTTTTGTAGCCCGTCACCACCCGTTTACCAGTCCAATGGTAGAGGACCTACCATTACTTGACTCTAAACCGGGTTTAGTGCGCGCAAAAGCTTACGATATTGTAATTAACGGCGACGAGATGGGTGGCGGTAGCATAAGAATATGCGATACTGAAATGCAAGAGAGAATGTTTAATGTTTTAGGTATTCCCGAAGAACAGATAAAAAACCGCTTTGGATATTTTGTAGACGCTTTAAAATATGGCACTCCGCCTCACGGAGGTATGGCTTTTGGACTTGACAGGCTTACTATGGTGCTAGGCAAAATTGACAATATTAGAGAGGTAATAGCTTTTCCTAAGACTCAAACCGCAACTTGTATGATGTCGCAAGCGCCAAACGTAGTAGATAAACCTCAACTTGCCGAGCTAGGCATAGAAGTGATTAAAGAATGA
- the hslU gene encoding ATP-dependent protease ATPase subunit HslU, giving the protein MTPKQIVAELDKYIIGQDNAKKAVAIALRNRYRRSQLSPKDREEITPKNIILKGPTGVGKTEIARRLAKLVKAPFLKVEATKYTEVGYVGRDVESMVRDLVEVAIRLVNDERCKDVEQKAREMAITKICEILLADKNFPENINKTTIRDEVSSGHLDHLPIEINITEKPQSIELVPGSGNELNLGSIFGNLMPNKTKKRRLTVGEAMRILIADNAEKLIDSDSVNAEAISRAENEGLIFIDELDKIAGKGSSNGPDVSREGVQRDILPIIEGCSVNTKYGNIRTDHILFIASGAFHVSSVSDLIPELQGRFPILVELSSLNKADFVKILTEPENAITSQYTKLLSVDNINLQFTEDGIEAIADFAVDFNNTFEDIGARRLQSILEHITEDISYEVEEENKSQTIIIDKKFVTAYYSSEAKSLNLKKYIL; this is encoded by the coding sequence ATGACGCCAAAACAAATTGTTGCCGAACTTGATAAATATATAATAGGGCAGGATAATGCAAAAAAAGCCGTAGCGATTGCTCTACGCAACCGTTATCGTAGAAGTCAACTTTCGCCCAAAGATAGAGAAGAAATTACGCCTAAAAATATAATTCTTAAAGGTCCTACCGGCGTAGGCAAGACCGAAATTGCTCGTAGGCTCGCTAAACTTGTAAAAGCGCCTTTTCTAAAAGTTGAAGCTACTAAATATACCGAAGTAGGTTACGTCGGTAGAGATGTAGAATCAATGGTTCGTGACCTTGTAGAAGTAGCCATTCGTTTAGTAAACGACGAACGTTGTAAAGACGTCGAACAAAAAGCACGAGAAATGGCGATAACCAAAATTTGTGAAATTCTCCTTGCCGACAAGAACTTCCCCGAAAATATTAATAAAACTACAATTCGTGACGAAGTAAGTTCGGGACATCTTGACCACCTTCCAATCGAAATAAATATTACCGAAAAACCTCAATCAATCGAGCTTGTTCCCGGTAGTGGTAACGAACTAAATTTAGGCAGTATTTTCGGCAATTTAATGCCAAATAAAACTAAAAAAAGGCGCTTAACCGTTGGCGAAGCTATGCGAATATTAATAGCCGATAACGCAGAGAAACTAATTGACAGCGATTCGGTCAACGCAGAAGCAATCTCTCGTGCCGAAAACGAAGGGCTAATATTTATTGACGAATTAGATAAAATTGCCGGCAAAGGCAGTTCTAATGGTCCTGACGTTTCTCGTGAAGGCGTGCAAAGAGATATTCTACCCATAATCGAGGGCTGTTCGGTTAACACAAAATATGGCAATATTCGTACAGACCACATCTTATTTATTGCAAGCGGAGCTTTCCACGTTAGCAGTGTTTCGGATTTAATTCCCGAATTACAAGGTAGATTTCCTATTTTAGTCGAGCTATCAAGCTTAAACAAAGCCGACTTTGTTAAAATTTTAACCGAACCCGAAAATGCTATTACCTCGCAATACACTAAATTACTCTCGGTCGATAACATTAATCTACAATTTACCGAAGATGGTATCGAGGCGATTGCCGACTTTGCGGTAGACTTTAACAATACCTTTGAAGATATAGGCGCAAGGCGACTTCAAAGTATTCTTGAACACATTACCGAAGATATTTCTTACGAAGTCGAAGAAGAAAATAAATCTCAAACAATAATAATTGACAAAAAATTTGTTACGGCTTATTATTCTAGCGAGGCTAAAAGTCTTAATCTTAAAAAATACATTTTGTAA